In the genome of Limnobaculum zhutongyuii, one region contains:
- a CDS encoding beta-glucoside-specific PTS transporter subunit IIABC has translation MAIDYAQSAKEIVKLIGGDDNVINLTHCATRLRFILKDFSKVNKTTLSRVKGVITVLESSGQLQVVIGNHVGDAYQEVMKLIHIDEKASASAGPKVGIVSRLMDIISSIFVPFIYPLAACGILQGIISFLSAIEVMDPASGTYRILNFVSWTGFTFLPVMVAFTAAKKFNVNPFTAVISACALVCPDYMNMLTANKIATLNSADPAIHKLMQEALSNPEMATVLTQLAGIPVTAPNLDFFGIPVQYLSYTAAVIPIILMVWAMSYVQRFFERLLPLVIRNLFTPMFCIAIMVPLTLLVFGPIGNAIGGGIGNVYNYLYHLNPSIAGFVVGAMWMPLVTLGVHWGITPVTVGNYATLGYDTFTGLQASPVFAMAGAVLGVYLKSKNSEMKRVALSAGVTGLFGITEPAIYGVALRLKRPMLCGCLAGAIGGAIAGWFNAVSWSYCLPGIAVLPVFFKTGHMPQFLGFLLSITVAFVLGTVFTWLAGFKEDDEVQDRPEDKDDESQLLAAGESAPITSPLKGVAIELAEVKDEAFSSGLLGQGVAIVPQEGKVYAPFSGRVETVLPSQHAIGLRSESGIDLLIHVGFDTVKLAGKGFNALVTEGDEVKQGQLLIEFDMAYLASQDIDATTVIVVTNSEEFSLINSQHHDVNSGDELITVTR, from the coding sequence AAGTCGGGTAAAAGGCGTCATTACCGTTCTTGAATCCAGCGGCCAGTTACAGGTGGTTATTGGTAACCACGTTGGTGATGCTTATCAGGAAGTCATGAAGCTGATTCACATTGATGAAAAAGCCAGTGCCAGTGCGGGACCAAAAGTCGGTATTGTCAGCCGACTGATGGATATTATCTCCAGTATCTTTGTACCCTTTATCTATCCATTAGCTGCCTGTGGGATATTACAGGGCATCATCTCTTTCCTGAGCGCGATTGAAGTGATGGATCCGGCCAGTGGTACTTACCGCATTCTAAACTTCGTCTCCTGGACTGGCTTTACCTTCTTGCCGGTGATGGTGGCTTTTACCGCAGCAAAAAAATTCAACGTCAATCCTTTTACCGCCGTGATTTCTGCCTGTGCGCTGGTATGTCCGGATTATATGAATATGCTGACGGCCAATAAGATTGCTACGCTTAATTCCGCCGATCCAGCCATCCATAAACTGATGCAGGAAGCGTTAAGTAATCCGGAAATGGCAACGGTTCTGACACAGTTAGCCGGTATTCCGGTTACCGCACCCAATCTGGACTTCTTTGGTATTCCGGTGCAGTACCTGAGCTATACCGCCGCCGTTATTCCCATTATTTTGATGGTATGGGCAATGTCATACGTTCAACGCTTCTTTGAACGCTTGCTGCCGCTGGTTATCCGCAACCTGTTCACGCCAATGTTCTGTATTGCCATTATGGTTCCGCTAACCCTGTTGGTGTTTGGCCCAATCGGTAACGCTATCGGCGGCGGTATTGGTAACGTGTATAACTACCTTTATCACCTCAACCCTTCTATTGCCGGCTTTGTTGTTGGTGCCATGTGGATGCCACTGGTTACTCTCGGCGTTCACTGGGGGATTACACCGGTTACCGTCGGTAACTACGCAACGCTGGGCTATGACACCTTTACCGGCCTGCAAGCGTCACCGGTATTTGCTATGGCGGGCGCGGTACTTGGGGTCTATCTGAAATCCAAAAACAGTGAAATGAAACGGGTCGCCCTTTCTGCTGGGGTCACTGGTCTGTTTGGTATTACTGAACCGGCTATCTACGGTGTTGCCTTACGGCTGAAGCGCCCTATGTTATGCGGCTGTCTGGCCGGAGCTATCGGTGGTGCTATTGCTGGCTGGTTTAATGCCGTCTCCTGGAGCTACTGTTTACCTGGTATTGCGGTTCTGCCGGTGTTCTTTAAAACCGGTCATATGCCGCAGTTCCTTGGCTTCTTACTCTCCATTACCGTCGCCTTTGTGCTTGGCACAGTATTTACCTGGCTGGCAGGATTTAAAGAAGATGATGAAGTTCAGGATCGGCCAGAAGACAAGGACGACGAGTCACAATTGCTGGCTGCAGGTGAAAGCGCGCCAATCACCAGTCCACTAAAAGGAGTCGCCATTGAACTTGCTGAAGTTAAAGATGAAGCCTTCTCCAGTGGTTTACTGGGTCAGGGGGTCGCGATTGTTCCACAAGAAGGCAAAGTTTATGCGCCGTTCAGCGGGCGAGTAGAAACCGTTCTCCCCTCTCAGCACGCGATTGGTCTACGCTCAGAGTCAGGTATTGATCTATTGATTCACGTGGGATTCGATACGGTAAAACTGGCAGGAAAAGGCTTTAATGCCTTGGTAACTGAGGGAGATGAAGTGAAGCAAGGCCAGTTGTTGATTGAATTTGATATGGCCTATCTGGCCTCTCAGGATATCGATGCGACGACAGTGATTGTGGTCACCAACTCGGAAGAGTTCTCGCTGATTAACTCACAGCACCATGATGTCAATAGCGGTGATGAGCTGATTACGGTTACCAGATAG
- a CDS encoding 6-phospho-beta-glucosidase, with protein sequence MKQHQLPKDFLWGGAVAAHQVEGGWDQGGKGISIADVLTGGRHGVDRVITDGIIDGYLYPNHQAVDFYSHYKQDIALFAEMGFKCFRTSIAWSRIFPKGDELQPNEAGLQFYDDMFDELLKYNIQPVITLSHFEMPWHLVTEYGGWKNRKVVDFFIRYSEVVMRRYQHKVKYWMTFNEINNQRNYKTPLFGYCCSGVIFNQEENPEQAMYQVLHHQFVASAAVVKLGHAINPEFQIGCMIACVPLYPYSCNPDDVMYAQEAMHERFLFSDVHMRGYYPSYILREWERKGFDIVMEPQDAQTLRDGCADYIGLSYYMSNAVQANAKGTGSALSGFEGSVPNPYVKTSEWGWQIDPVGLRYSLNILYERYQKPLFIVENGFGAIDKPDASGKINDDYRIAYMQAHIEQMKKAMTYDGVEVMGYTPWGCIDCVSFTTGQYSKRYGFIYVDKHDDNSGTMKRSKKASFDWFRKVIASNGETL encoded by the coding sequence ATGAAACAACATCAATTACCTAAAGATTTTTTATGGGGCGGTGCCGTTGCGGCCCATCAGGTTGAAGGCGGTTGGGATCAGGGTGGTAAAGGTATCAGCATCGCGGACGTTCTAACCGGCGGACGGCACGGTGTCGATCGGGTGATCACCGACGGTATCATTGATGGCTATCTCTACCCTAACCATCAGGCGGTAGATTTTTACTCCCACTATAAACAAGACATCGCGCTGTTCGCCGAGATGGGATTCAAATGTTTTCGTACCTCGATCGCCTGGTCGCGTATTTTTCCTAAAGGCGATGAACTACAGCCAAACGAAGCTGGCCTGCAGTTTTACGACGATATGTTTGATGAACTGCTGAAATACAATATTCAGCCGGTAATTACCCTGTCGCACTTTGAGATGCCCTGGCATCTGGTAACAGAATACGGCGGCTGGAAAAACCGCAAAGTGGTCGATTTCTTTATTCGCTACAGCGAAGTGGTGATGCGCCGCTATCAGCATAAAGTGAAGTACTGGATGACGTTTAATGAAATCAACAATCAGCGTAACTATAAAACGCCACTGTTTGGTTATTGTTGTTCTGGTGTGATTTTCAATCAGGAAGAGAACCCCGAGCAGGCCATGTATCAGGTGCTACATCACCAGTTTGTCGCCAGCGCGGCGGTGGTCAAGTTGGGTCATGCCATTAATCCTGAATTCCAGATTGGCTGTATGATCGCCTGCGTTCCGCTCTATCCTTATTCCTGCAATCCGGACGACGTCATGTATGCTCAGGAAGCTATGCATGAACGTTTCCTGTTCAGCGATGTACATATGCGCGGCTATTACCCAAGCTATATTTTGCGCGAATGGGAACGTAAGGGTTTCGATATTGTTATGGAACCACAAGATGCTCAGACCCTGCGTGATGGCTGTGCCGACTACATTGGCCTCAGCTATTACATGAGCAATGCAGTACAGGCTAATGCTAAAGGTACAGGCAGCGCATTATCAGGATTTGAGGGCAGCGTACCAAATCCTTATGTAAAAACGTCTGAATGGGGATGGCAGATTGACCCGGTTGGCCTGCGTTATTCATTAAACATTCTGTATGAACGTTATCAAAAACCGCTGTTTATTGTGGAAAACGGTTTTGGTGCCATTGATAAGCCCGATGCCAGCGGCAAGATTAACGATGACTATCGTATTGCCTATATGCAAGCGCATATTGAGCAGATGAAGAAAGCGATGACTTATGATGGTGTAGAGGTCATGGGATATACCCCATGGGGCTGTATTGATTGTGTTTCCTTTACTACCGGGCAATACAGTAAACGTTATGGTTTTATCTACGTTGATAAGCATGATGATAACAGTGGAACCATGAAGCGGTCGAAAAAGGCCAGCTTTGACTGGTTCCGGAAGGTGATCGCCAGCAACGGCGAAACCCTGTAA
- a CDS encoding SDR family NAD(P)-dependent oxidoreductase produces MSFQGKVAIVTGGSSGIGLETVKAFAKRGASVVIADISDSGQKVAESLKAEGLDILFVKTDVTSEKDQENLINQTLNHFKRLDILFANAGIARDNAIDMLSLDDWQKTIDINLTGVFLSNKVAIRHWLAEKQQGVIVNCGSIHSFVGKKHVTAYAAAKGGVKLLTETLAADYAGKGIRVNAVCPGYIDTPLLSALTSEQKDALVKLHPQGRLGRPEEVANVVMFLAGDKATFVNGASVLVDGGYTAQ; encoded by the coding sequence ATGAGTTTTCAGGGGAAAGTCGCCATCGTCACGGGTGGTAGCAGCGGAATTGGTCTTGAAACCGTTAAGGCGTTCGCTAAACGAGGTGCTTCCGTTGTGATCGCGGATATCAGCGATAGCGGTCAAAAAGTGGCGGAATCATTAAAGGCTGAAGGTTTGGATATTCTGTTTGTTAAAACAGATGTGACCAGCGAGAAAGATCAGGAGAATCTGATTAACCAAACCTTAAATCATTTTAAACGTCTGGATATTTTGTTTGCTAACGCCGGTATAGCCAGAGATAACGCCATTGATATGCTCAGCCTTGATGACTGGCAGAAAACCATCGATATCAATTTAACCGGGGTGTTTCTCAGCAATAAAGTAGCCATTCGCCACTGGCTGGCAGAGAAACAGCAAGGGGTCATTGTTAACTGTGGTTCCATTCATAGTTTTGTCGGTAAAAAACATGTTACTGCCTACGCCGCTGCTAAAGGTGGTGTCAAACTGCTAACCGAAACACTGGCGGCGGATTATGCCGGTAAAGGTATTCGCGTTAATGCGGTTTGTCCTGGTTATATTGATACGCCTTTGTTGAGTGCATTAACCTCTGAGCAAAAAGATGCACTGGTGAAACTGCATCCGCAAGGACGCCTTGGTCGGCCTGAGGAAGTGGCAAACGTAGTGATGTTTTTGGCCGGAGATAAAGCCACCTTCGTTAACGGCGCTTCGGTACTGGTTGACGGCGGCTATACCGCACAGTAA
- the mltB gene encoding lytic murein transglycosylase B — protein MAPAPGTTQLPSVYTVRGGFQLEAEHANHLSDGDFAYNPATSRFIDKMVQVHGFDRQQLQSVLGQTKRLDYVIKLMDKQAPSTTVSTGKPSGPNGSWIRYRSKFITPDNVQNGVVFWNQYEGALQRAWQQYGVPPEIIVGIIGVETRWGRVMGKTRIIDALATLSFDYPRRSEYFTGELETFLLMARKEGNDPLSLRGSYAGAMGYGQFMPSSFKDYAVDFNGNGHVNLWDPEDAIGSVAHYFQAHGWKRNAPIAVPGVGEAPSLKHGFNTVYPLSTLAAAGLRPQSSLGGYQEASLLRFDMGSNYEYWYGLPNFYTITRYNHSTHYAMAVWQLGEAVKRAR, from the coding sequence ATTGCGCCTGCACCCGGAACAACACAGCTTCCAAGTGTATATACCGTAAGAGGCGGTTTTCAGCTTGAAGCTGAACACGCTAACCATCTGTCTGATGGTGATTTTGCCTATAATCCGGCGACATCCCGCTTTATTGACAAGATGGTACAGGTACACGGTTTTGACCGTCAGCAGTTACAAAGCGTATTAGGCCAGACCAAGCGGCTGGATTATGTCATTAAGCTGATGGACAAGCAGGCACCGTCTACGACAGTGAGCACCGGTAAGCCATCAGGACCAAATGGTTCATGGATTCGCTATCGCAGTAAGTTCATCACGCCGGACAACGTACAAAATGGCGTTGTGTTCTGGAACCAGTATGAAGGTGCCCTGCAACGTGCCTGGCAACAATATGGTGTTCCACCAGAAATTATCGTTGGTATTATCGGAGTAGAGACCCGCTGGGGCCGCGTGATGGGTAAAACCCGCATCATTGATGCATTGGCCACGCTTTCTTTCGACTACCCACGTCGCTCTGAATATTTCACCGGTGAGCTGGAAACCTTCCTGCTAATGGCACGTAAAGAAGGCAACGATCCGCTCTCTTTACGCGGTTCTTATGCTGGTGCCATGGGATATGGTCAATTTATGCCATCTTCATTTAAAGACTATGCGGTCGATTTTAATGGCAACGGTCATGTCAATCTGTGGGATCCGGAAGATGCTATTGGCAGCGTAGCGCATTACTTCCAGGCGCACGGCTGGAAGAGAAATGCACCGATCGCCGTACCAGGCGTAGGCGAAGCGCCTTCACTGAAACACGGCTTTAACACCGTCTACCCACTTTCTACGTTGGCCGCCGCCGGGCTAAGACCACAAAGTTCCCTTGGCGGCTATCAGGAAGCCAGCTTGCTACGCTTTGATATGGGCAGCAACTATGAATACTGGTACGGGCTACCCAATTTCTACACCATCACCCGCTATAACCACAGTACGCACTATGCTATGGCGGTATGGCAGCTAGGTGAAGCGGTTAAACGCGCCAGATAA
- a CDS encoding penicillin acylase family protein: MRLQGTLRYCLLVSSLLLTGCHSLLNLYYSDTLPRKEGQITLAGLHEPVSVRYNKMGVPLIKGQNLDDVYLVWGYIHASERINHMVLMRLTAEGRLSEYLGESALSIDSFMRKMRFRQAADKLYQQTNAQNRRYLQAYAQGVNLWLDTHQDNLPMDLAAADYPVPAWQATDAILILSLANFGLAGNLHEEIDSLIIAQQLGIERLPWLFPVYPDEPIPHAEAKKLQGLNLQPLQQEADQLKLVSRSLESIHLHDIMASNNWALTADLTQNGGTLLANDTHLPIGLPSLWSMIQIETPEWQMAGAAIPGIPAIVLGATPELAWGYTMVMADNQDLFLEQMRPSAKGFEYLYKGKWLPVKQTQEVFHVKGLPDVRENMYETQHGILLNESLKNRSYLLQPLEVESRYGIALSTLSPTNDDNSINALMAIPYQRQVPQAMALANQIKVISVNMLLADKQQIGWQLTGSYPLRKNGLGLFPSPGWDGKYDWQGSAPTKSYPSALKNKQGWLASANNRIVEKGYPVNFSQTWAHPERFERISTMLNATNRHSLTTMKQMQYDQLDPMVAKLQVYLRDPTLSVAIARLPEPEQQQAKLAQSRLMDFDGQLHADSPAAALYNLFLSAFSHQLFADAFTDHPQAWHAFVESSKSYSAQADHLLWQDDNKANASPFWQKADPAHSGKAAIVARALASAVQHGEQQLGNDYSRWQWGQLHRYKWNSLSSQIAPYLPEEQQKMIVRLDGYLNRGPYPAGGNINTVNIASYTMGQDFNTLLIPAMRLIVDFSQPDPVWVMNNAGQSANPASPHYADNIDDWLKGEYQNLPFSQEGQQRLYSASAINFVPGKTALPVSERP; encoded by the coding sequence ATGAGATTACAGGGAACGTTACGCTATTGTCTGCTCGTCAGTTCATTGCTGCTAACTGGCTGCCACAGCCTGCTCAATCTCTATTATTCCGATACCCTGCCCCGTAAAGAAGGTCAAATCACACTGGCAGGACTACATGAACCGGTCAGCGTACGCTATAACAAGATGGGCGTTCCATTGATTAAGGGCCAGAATCTGGATGATGTCTATCTGGTTTGGGGCTATATCCATGCGTCTGAACGTATTAACCATATGGTATTAATGCGTCTGACTGCGGAAGGTCGATTATCTGAATATCTGGGAGAAAGCGCGCTGAGTATTGATAGCTTTATGCGCAAAATGCGCTTTCGTCAGGCCGCTGATAAACTTTACCAGCAAACTAATGCCCAAAATCGCCGCTATCTGCAAGCTTATGCTCAGGGAGTAAACCTGTGGTTGGATACCCATCAGGATAATCTACCGATGGATTTAGCCGCTGCGGACTATCCGGTTCCTGCATGGCAAGCCACAGACGCCATTTTGATCTTATCACTGGCTAACTTTGGTCTGGCTGGCAACCTGCATGAAGAGATTGATAGTCTGATTATTGCCCAACAGCTGGGCATCGAGCGACTCCCCTGGCTGTTCCCTGTTTATCCGGATGAACCTATTCCCCATGCTGAAGCAAAAAAACTACAGGGACTTAATCTACAGCCATTACAACAGGAAGCTGATCAGTTAAAGCTGGTTAGCCGCTCGCTGGAAAGTATTCATCTTCACGATATTATGGCCTCCAATAATTGGGCATTAACGGCCGATTTAACGCAAAACGGTGGAACTTTGCTGGCAAATGATACCCATCTGCCCATCGGATTACCTTCGTTGTGGAGTATGATCCAAATCGAAACCCCTGAGTGGCAAATGGCGGGAGCTGCGATTCCGGGAATTCCGGCGATTGTGTTGGGTGCCACGCCGGAACTGGCCTGGGGCTATACCATGGTGATGGCAGATAATCAGGATCTGTTTTTGGAACAAATGCGCCCCAGCGCTAAAGGTTTTGAATATCTGTATAAAGGAAAATGGCTACCGGTAAAGCAAACCCAGGAAGTCTTCCATGTTAAGGGACTGCCCGACGTTAGGGAAAATATGTATGAAACTCAGCACGGTATTTTGCTGAATGAATCGCTGAAAAACCGCAGCTATCTGCTACAGCCACTGGAGGTGGAGTCTCGTTACGGCATCGCCCTGAGTACCCTGTCACCCACCAACGACGATAACAGTATTAATGCGCTAATGGCGATCCCCTACCAGCGACAAGTGCCTCAGGCGATGGCATTAGCCAACCAGATTAAAGTCATCTCAGTAAATATGCTGTTGGCGGATAAGCAGCAAATTGGCTGGCAGTTAACCGGCAGCTATCCATTGCGCAAAAATGGCCTGGGTTTGTTCCCTTCACCGGGCTGGGACGGCAAATATGACTGGCAGGGTAGCGCACCAACCAAAAGTTACCCGTCAGCACTAAAAAATAAACAAGGCTGGTTAGCTAGTGCAAATAACCGCATTGTAGAAAAAGGTTATCCGGTTAATTTTTCACAAACCTGGGCCCATCCGGAACGTTTCGAGCGCATCTCAACCATGTTGAATGCGACCAATCGGCATAGCCTCACCACCATGAAGCAAATGCAATATGACCAGTTGGACCCAATGGTAGCCAAACTTCAGGTTTATCTGAGAGACCCGACACTCAGCGTAGCCATTGCCCGTCTGCCTGAACCTGAACAGCAGCAGGCGAAGTTGGCCCAGTCCCGACTGATGGATTTCGACGGCCAACTGCATGCAGATAGCCCGGCAGCAGCACTGTATAATCTGTTTTTATCGGCGTTTAGCCACCAGCTGTTTGCCGATGCCTTTACCGACCATCCACAGGCCTGGCATGCCTTTGTGGAAAGCTCAAAATCCTATTCGGCTCAGGCGGACCATTTGCTGTGGCAGGATGACAATAAAGCCAACGCCAGTCCGTTCTGGCAAAAAGCAGACCCGGCTCACAGCGGTAAAGCGGCTATTGTGGCCCGTGCGCTGGCTAGCGCGGTGCAACATGGTGAACAACAACTTGGCAACGACTATTCACGCTGGCAATGGGGGCAACTACATCGCTATAAGTGGAATAGCCTCTCATCTCAAATAGCGCCATACCTACCGGAAGAGCAGCAAAAAATGATTGTTCGCCTCGATGGCTATCTGAACCGGGGGCCTTACCCTGCCGGGGGAAACATCAATACGGTGAATATTGCCAGTTACACTATGGGACAAGACTTTAATACCCTGCTGATCCCCGCCATGCGTTTGATTGTGGATTTCAGCCAGCCCGATCCGGTTTGGGTGATGAACAATGCTGGTCAATCAGCGAATCCAGCCAGCCCACACTATGCTGATAATATTGATGACTGGTTAAAGGGGGAGTATCAAAACCTGCCTTTCAGTCAGGAAGGTCAACAGCGACTGTACAGTGCCAGTGCAATCAATTTTGTACCGGGAAAAACTGCATTACCGGTGTCTGAGAGACCATGA